A genomic region of Elaeis guineensis isolate ETL-2024a chromosome 9, EG11, whole genome shotgun sequence contains the following coding sequences:
- the LOC105051579 gene encoding monooxygenase 1 isoform X2: protein MRSREEHHDVVIVGGGICGLATALALHRIHEVLYHKSTMQVKSTRMEELRCLKRSDLIQVLFDNLPVDSVRLGCQIVAVERDPSTSFPILYVHDGSIIKAKVVIGCDGSNSVISKSLGPGALNVLPNCVIRGLTNYPKGHNLETRFFRHLDVGYMSYGRIPIDDNLVHWFVDWPYPDRDTDAPKDPKFLMELAMQQIKDNPAEMIEMVEGSDPSSLHLTRIRYRSPWHLVFGNLRRGTMTVAGDAMHMMGPFLGQGGCLALEDAVVLARNLARAMPMGLEGSRVGDGELKKRIETALENYVRERKPRVLRLAMQSMLLAISISSPSKIKRLLSLALLVVFFGGASLGYTRFDCGPL from the exons ATGAGGAGCAGAGAGGAACATCACGATGTGGTGATCGTGGGTGGAGGAATCTGTGGGCTCGCCACCGCTCTGGCTCTTCACAG GATTCATGAAGTGTTGTATCACAAGTCTACAATGCAAGTGAAATCGACCAG GATGGAAGAACTCAGGTGCTTAAAGAGAAGTGATCTCATTCAAGTATTGTTTGACAACTTGCCTGTTGACTCGGTTCGACTTGGGTGCCAAATTGTAGCAGTTGAAAGAGATCCATCAACATCATTCCCTATTCTTTATGTTCATGATGGGAGTATCATCAAAGCCAAG GTTGTGATCGGCTGTGATGGATCAAACTCGGTCATATCTAAGTCATTAGGGCCAGGGGCCCTAAATGTGCTACCAAATTGTGTGATTCGTGGTCTCACAAATTATCCGAAGGGTCACAACCTCGAAACTCGTTTTTTTCGACATCTGGATGTTGGCTATATGTCTTATGGAAGAATTCCAATTGATGACAACCTAGTGCATTGGTTTGTAGATTGGCCATATCCTGACAGAG ATACGGATGCTCCAAAGGATCCTAAGTTCCTCATGGAGTTGGCTATGCAGCAAATAAAGGACAACCCGGCCGAGATGATCGAGATGGTCGAGGGCAGTGATCCTAGCTCGCTGCACCTCACACGCATCCGTTACCGGTCACCATGGCACCTCGTGTTTGGGAACCTCAGGAGAGGCACCATGACAGTTGCAGGGGATGCCATGCACATGATGGGCCCGTTCCTTGGCCAAGGTGGGTGTCTTGCTCTGGAGGATGCAGTGGTGCTCGCCAGGAACTTAGCACGGGCGATGCCTATGGGCTTGGAGGGTAGCAGAGTCGGTGACGGAGAGCTCAAGAAGAGAATTGAGACGGCGTTGGAGAATTACGTCAGGGAACGGAAGCCGAGGGTGCTGAGGTTGGCCATGCAGTCGATGCTCCTGGCGATTTCGATCTCTTCACCATCAAAGATCAAGAGACTTCTGAGCCTTGCACTTCTAGTTGTGTTCTTTGGCGGGGCTTCGCTTGGCTATACTCGTTTTGATTGTGGCCCTCTCTAG
- the LOC105051579 gene encoding monooxygenase 1 isoform X1, translated as MRSREEHHDVVIVGGGICGLATALALHRKGVKSLVLERSERIRATGAAIGIFMNGWCALDRLGVGAVLRDKTIPIPEIHEVLYHKSTMQVKSTRMEELRCLKRSDLIQVLFDNLPVDSVRLGCQIVAVERDPSTSFPILYVHDGSIIKAKVVIGCDGSNSVISKSLGPGALNVLPNCVIRGLTNYPKGHNLETRFFRHLDVGYMSYGRIPIDDNLVHWFVDWPYPDRDTDAPKDPKFLMELAMQQIKDNPAEMIEMVEGSDPSSLHLTRIRYRSPWHLVFGNLRRGTMTVAGDAMHMMGPFLGQGGCLALEDAVVLARNLARAMPMGLEGSRVGDGELKKRIETALENYVRERKPRVLRLAMQSMLLAISISSPSKIKRLLSLALLVVFFGGASLGYTRFDCGPL; from the exons ATGAGGAGCAGAGAGGAACATCACGATGTGGTGATCGTGGGTGGAGGAATCTGTGGGCTCGCCACCGCTCTGGCTCTTCACAG GAAAGGAGTAAAAAGTCTTGTATTAGAGAGATCTGAGAGAATACGAGCTACAGGGGCAGCAATTGGTATCTTCATGAATGGTTGGTGTGCACTTGATAGACTTGGTGTAGGTGCCGTGCTTAGGGATAAAACTATCCCTATTCCGGA GATTCATGAAGTGTTGTATCACAAGTCTACAATGCAAGTGAAATCGACCAG GATGGAAGAACTCAGGTGCTTAAAGAGAAGTGATCTCATTCAAGTATTGTTTGACAACTTGCCTGTTGACTCGGTTCGACTTGGGTGCCAAATTGTAGCAGTTGAAAGAGATCCATCAACATCATTCCCTATTCTTTATGTTCATGATGGGAGTATCATCAAAGCCAAG GTTGTGATCGGCTGTGATGGATCAAACTCGGTCATATCTAAGTCATTAGGGCCAGGGGCCCTAAATGTGCTACCAAATTGTGTGATTCGTGGTCTCACAAATTATCCGAAGGGTCACAACCTCGAAACTCGTTTTTTTCGACATCTGGATGTTGGCTATATGTCTTATGGAAGAATTCCAATTGATGACAACCTAGTGCATTGGTTTGTAGATTGGCCATATCCTGACAGAG ATACGGATGCTCCAAAGGATCCTAAGTTCCTCATGGAGTTGGCTATGCAGCAAATAAAGGACAACCCGGCCGAGATGATCGAGATGGTCGAGGGCAGTGATCCTAGCTCGCTGCACCTCACACGCATCCGTTACCGGTCACCATGGCACCTCGTGTTTGGGAACCTCAGGAGAGGCACCATGACAGTTGCAGGGGATGCCATGCACATGATGGGCCCGTTCCTTGGCCAAGGTGGGTGTCTTGCTCTGGAGGATGCAGTGGTGCTCGCCAGGAACTTAGCACGGGCGATGCCTATGGGCTTGGAGGGTAGCAGAGTCGGTGACGGAGAGCTCAAGAAGAGAATTGAGACGGCGTTGGAGAATTACGTCAGGGAACGGAAGCCGAGGGTGCTGAGGTTGGCCATGCAGTCGATGCTCCTGGCGATTTCGATCTCTTCACCATCAAAGATCAAGAGACTTCTGAGCCTTGCACTTCTAGTTGTGTTCTTTGGCGGGGCTTCGCTTGGCTATACTCGTTTTGATTGTGGCCCTCTCTAG